A window from Hemibagrus wyckioides isolate EC202008001 linkage group LG17, SWU_Hwy_1.0, whole genome shotgun sequence encodes these proteins:
- the ece2b gene encoding endothelin-converting enzyme 2b isoform X4, protein MSNYKRATFEEEEGSDIPADGAISPDSVEVGFRKGGIQLCGGLGRRTQLEIVLAALLVASLLSLFACAITLGVHYKNDPSCSLCLTEACVTVASKIVESLDRTVDPCQDFYQYACGGWIRKNPLPDGRSRWSTFNSIWDQNQAMLKHLLENGTFNSSSEAEKKAQFYYLSCLNEQRIEELGAQPLIDLITKTGGWNITEPWEKDNFMEVLKTVSGPYRAQPFFTVGVSVDPKNSNSNVIQVDQSGLFLPSRDYYLNKTNEKVLKAYLDYMVELGLLLGGDKNSTQSQMQQILDFETALANITVPQDERRDEEKIYHKITIAELQALAPAVDWLDYLTSALSPLELNDTEPVVVYAKEYLQQVSDLINKTDRNLLNNYMIWNLVQKGVSSLDQRFENAQDKLLESLYGTKKSCTPRWQTCIGNTDDTLGFALGALFVKATFDKHSKEIAEGMINEIRTAFKEALDNLSWMDEQTRQAAKDKADAIYDMIGFPDFILDPKELDEVYDGYDVSEDNFFQNMLNFYNFSARVMADQLRKPPNKDQWSMTPPTVNAYYMPTKNGIVFPAGILQAPFYARDHPKALNFGGIGVVMGHELTHAFDDQGREYDKDGNLRPWWQNSSVDAFKNRTECMVDQYSQYTINGEHINGKQTLGENIADNGGLKAAYHAYRSWVKRNGEEKRLPAVNLTNDQLFFVGFAQVWCSVRTPESAHEGLMTDPHSPPKYRVIGTLSNSPEFAQHFQCPLGSPMNSGHRCEVW, encoded by the exons ATGTCCAACTACAAGCGTGCAACGTTTGAGGAGGAAGAGGGGTCAGACATTCCAGCTGATGGAGCCATTTCTCCTGACAGTGTGGAG GTGGGTTTCCGGAAAGGTGGGATCCAGCTGTGTGGTGGATTAGGACGGAGGACTCAGCTGGAGATCGTGTTGGCTGCTTTACTTGTGGCCTCTCTGTTATCACTTTTTGCATGTGCTATTACCCTGGGAGTTCATTACAAAAATG ATCCATCATGTAGTCTGTGTCTGACTGAGGCTTGTGTGACAGTGGCCAGTAAGATAGTGGAGTCTCTGGACCGCACAGTCGACCCATGTCAGGATTTCTACCAGTATGCATGCGGTGGCTGGATTCGCAAAAACCCCCTTCCTGATGGACGCTCACGTTGGAGCACCTTCAACAGCATCTGGGACCAGAACCAGGCCATGCTCAAACATCTACTGG AGAACGGCACCTTTAACTCTAGTAGCGAAGCAGAGAAAAAAGCTCAGTTCTACTACTTGTCCTGTCTGAATGAGCAGCGTATTGAGGAGCTGGGAGCCCAGCCACTCATCGACCTCATCACGAAG ACGGGGGGTTGGAACATCACTGAGCCATGGGAAAAGGATAACTTCATGGAAGTGCTGAAGACAGTCTCAGGCCCATACAGAGCCCAGCCTTTCTTCACTGTGGGGGTCAGTGTGGACCCTAAAAACTCCAACAGCAACGTAATTCAG GTTGACCAGTCCGGGCTCTTCCTTCCCTCCCGGGATTATTACCTCAATAAAACTAATGAAAAG gTTTTGAAGGCATATCTTGACTACATGGTGGAGCTTGGATTGTTGCTGGGAGGAGATAAAAACTCTACCCAAAGTCAGATGCAACAAATTCTGGACTTTGAGACTGCACTCGCCAACATCACTGTGCCCCAGGATGAGCGCAGGGACGAGGAGAAAATCTATCACAAAATCACCATTGCTGAGCTGCAG GCACTCGCACCAGCTGTGGATTGGCTGGACTACCTGACCTCTGCCCTTTCACCCCTTGAGCTCAATGACACAGAGCCGGTAGTTGTGTATGCCAAGGAATACCTGCAACAGGTCTCGGACCTCATCAACAAGACTGACcgcaa TTTGCTGAATAACTACATGATTTGGAATCTGGTGCAGAAAGGAGTGTCCAGTCTCGACCAGCGCTTCGAGAACGCCCAGGATAAACTACTGGAGAGTCTATATGGCACCAAAAAG TCGTGTACTCCTCGTTGGCAGACCTGCATTGGAAACACAGACGACACCCTGGGTTTTGCGTTGGGCGCGCTGTTTGTTAAAGCCACCTTTGACAAACACAGCAAAGAGATT GCTGAGGGTATGATCAATGAGATCCGAACTGCTTTTAAAGAGGCTTTGGATAATCTCagttggatggatgaacagacacGACAAGCTGCCAAGGACAAG gcTGATGCCATCTATGACATGATCGGTTTCCCAGACTTCATCCTGGACCCCAAGGAGCTGGATGAAGTGTATGATGGG TATGATGTCTCGGAGGACAACTTTTTCCAGAATATGCTCAACTTCTACAACTTCTCAGCCAGAGTGATGGCAGACCAGCTGCGCAAACCTCCAAACAAAGACCA atggAGTATGACTCCTCCTACAGTGAATGCATACTACATGCCCACCAAGAACGGTATTGTGTTTCCTGCTGGAATCCTACAAGCGCCGTTCTATGCTCGGGACCACCCCAA AGCACTAAACTTTGGGGGCATTGGTGTGGTCATGGGACATGAGCTTACTCATGCTTTTGATGACCAGG GCAGAGAGTATGATAAGGATGGAAATCTTAGGCCATGGTGGCAGAACTCTTCAGTAGACGCGTTTAAGAACCGCACAGAGTGCATGGTGGATCAGTACTCTCAGTACACCATCAATGGAGAACACATAAATGGCAAACAAACCCTGGGAGAGAACATTGCAGACAATGGAGGCTTAAAAGCTGCCTATCAT GCTTACAGGTCATGGGTAAAGAGGAATGGGGAGGAGAAAAGACTCCCTGCAGTCAATCTGACCAATGACCAGCTCTTCTTTGTGGGGTTTGCACAG
- the ece2b gene encoding endothelin-converting enzyme 2b isoform X3, translating to MMSNYKRATFEEEEGSDIPADGAISPDSVEVGFRKGGIQLCGGLGRRTQLEIVLAALLVASLLSLFACAITLGVHYKNDPSCSLCLTEACVTVASKIVESLDRTVDPCQDFYQYACGGWIRKNPLPDGRSRWSTFNSIWDQNQAMLKHLLENGTFNSSSEAEKKAQFYYLSCLNEQRIEELGAQPLIDLITKTGGWNITEPWEKDNFMEVLKTVSGPYRAQPFFTVGVSVDPKNSNSNVIQVDQSGLFLPSRDYYLNKTNEKVLKAYLDYMVELGLLLGGDKNSTQSQMQQILDFETALANITVPQDERRDEEKIYHKITIAELQALAPAVDWLDYLTSALSPLELNDTEPVVVYAKEYLQQVSDLINKTDRNLLNNYMIWNLVQKGVSSLDQRFENAQDKLLESLYGTKKSCTPRWQTCIGNTDDTLGFALGALFVKATFDKHSKEIAEGMINEIRTAFKEALDNLSWMDEQTRQAAKDKADAIYDMIGFPDFILDPKELDEVYDGYDVSEDNFFQNMLNFYNFSARVMADQLRKPPNKDQWSMTPPTVNAYYMPTKNGIVFPAGILQAPFYARDHPKALNFGGIGVVMGHELTHAFDDQGREYDKDGNLRPWWQNSSVDAFKNRTECMVDQYSQYTINGEHINGKQTLGENIADNGGLKAAYHAYRSWVKRNGEEKRLPAVNLTNDQLFFVGFAQVWCSVRTPESAHEGLMTDPHSPPKYRVIGTLSNSPEFAQHFQCPLGSPMNSGHRCEVW from the exons atg ATGTCCAACTACAAGCGTGCAACGTTTGAGGAGGAAGAGGGGTCAGACATTCCAGCTGATGGAGCCATTTCTCCTGACAGTGTGGAG GTGGGTTTCCGGAAAGGTGGGATCCAGCTGTGTGGTGGATTAGGACGGAGGACTCAGCTGGAGATCGTGTTGGCTGCTTTACTTGTGGCCTCTCTGTTATCACTTTTTGCATGTGCTATTACCCTGGGAGTTCATTACAAAAATG ATCCATCATGTAGTCTGTGTCTGACTGAGGCTTGTGTGACAGTGGCCAGTAAGATAGTGGAGTCTCTGGACCGCACAGTCGACCCATGTCAGGATTTCTACCAGTATGCATGCGGTGGCTGGATTCGCAAAAACCCCCTTCCTGATGGACGCTCACGTTGGAGCACCTTCAACAGCATCTGGGACCAGAACCAGGCCATGCTCAAACATCTACTGG AGAACGGCACCTTTAACTCTAGTAGCGAAGCAGAGAAAAAAGCTCAGTTCTACTACTTGTCCTGTCTGAATGAGCAGCGTATTGAGGAGCTGGGAGCCCAGCCACTCATCGACCTCATCACGAAG ACGGGGGGTTGGAACATCACTGAGCCATGGGAAAAGGATAACTTCATGGAAGTGCTGAAGACAGTCTCAGGCCCATACAGAGCCCAGCCTTTCTTCACTGTGGGGGTCAGTGTGGACCCTAAAAACTCCAACAGCAACGTAATTCAG GTTGACCAGTCCGGGCTCTTCCTTCCCTCCCGGGATTATTACCTCAATAAAACTAATGAAAAG gTTTTGAAGGCATATCTTGACTACATGGTGGAGCTTGGATTGTTGCTGGGAGGAGATAAAAACTCTACCCAAAGTCAGATGCAACAAATTCTGGACTTTGAGACTGCACTCGCCAACATCACTGTGCCCCAGGATGAGCGCAGGGACGAGGAGAAAATCTATCACAAAATCACCATTGCTGAGCTGCAG GCACTCGCACCAGCTGTGGATTGGCTGGACTACCTGACCTCTGCCCTTTCACCCCTTGAGCTCAATGACACAGAGCCGGTAGTTGTGTATGCCAAGGAATACCTGCAACAGGTCTCGGACCTCATCAACAAGACTGACcgcaa TTTGCTGAATAACTACATGATTTGGAATCTGGTGCAGAAAGGAGTGTCCAGTCTCGACCAGCGCTTCGAGAACGCCCAGGATAAACTACTGGAGAGTCTATATGGCACCAAAAAG TCGTGTACTCCTCGTTGGCAGACCTGCATTGGAAACACAGACGACACCCTGGGTTTTGCGTTGGGCGCGCTGTTTGTTAAAGCCACCTTTGACAAACACAGCAAAGAGATT GCTGAGGGTATGATCAATGAGATCCGAACTGCTTTTAAAGAGGCTTTGGATAATCTCagttggatggatgaacagacacGACAAGCTGCCAAGGACAAG gcTGATGCCATCTATGACATGATCGGTTTCCCAGACTTCATCCTGGACCCCAAGGAGCTGGATGAAGTGTATGATGGG TATGATGTCTCGGAGGACAACTTTTTCCAGAATATGCTCAACTTCTACAACTTCTCAGCCAGAGTGATGGCAGACCAGCTGCGCAAACCTCCAAACAAAGACCA atggAGTATGACTCCTCCTACAGTGAATGCATACTACATGCCCACCAAGAACGGTATTGTGTTTCCTGCTGGAATCCTACAAGCGCCGTTCTATGCTCGGGACCACCCCAA AGCACTAAACTTTGGGGGCATTGGTGTGGTCATGGGACATGAGCTTACTCATGCTTTTGATGACCAGG GCAGAGAGTATGATAAGGATGGAAATCTTAGGCCATGGTGGCAGAACTCTTCAGTAGACGCGTTTAAGAACCGCACAGAGTGCATGGTGGATCAGTACTCTCAGTACACCATCAATGGAGAACACATAAATGGCAAACAAACCCTGGGAGAGAACATTGCAGACAATGGAGGCTTAAAAGCTGCCTATCAT GCTTACAGGTCATGGGTAAAGAGGAATGGGGAGGAGAAAAGACTCCCTGCAGTCAATCTGACCAATGACCAGCTCTTCTTTGTGGGGTTTGCACAG
- the ece2b gene encoding endothelin-converting enzyme 2b isoform X1, giving the protein MSVALQDLRNNMSNYKRATFEEEEGSDIPADGAISPDSVEVGFRKGGIQLCGGLGRRTQLEIVLAALLVASLLSLFACAITLGVHYKNDPSCSLCLTEACVTVASKIVESLDRTVDPCQDFYQYACGGWIRKNPLPDGRSRWSTFNSIWDQNQAMLKHLLENGTFNSSSEAEKKAQFYYLSCLNEQRIEELGAQPLIDLITKTGGWNITEPWEKDNFMEVLKTVSGPYRAQPFFTVGVSVDPKNSNSNVIQVDQSGLFLPSRDYYLNKTNEKVLKAYLDYMVELGLLLGGDKNSTQSQMQQILDFETALANITVPQDERRDEEKIYHKITIAELQALAPAVDWLDYLTSALSPLELNDTEPVVVYAKEYLQQVSDLINKTDRNLLNNYMIWNLVQKGVSSLDQRFENAQDKLLESLYGTKKSCTPRWQTCIGNTDDTLGFALGALFVKATFDKHSKEIAEGMINEIRTAFKEALDNLSWMDEQTRQAAKDKADAIYDMIGFPDFILDPKELDEVYDGYDVSEDNFFQNMLNFYNFSARVMADQLRKPPNKDQWSMTPPTVNAYYMPTKNGIVFPAGILQAPFYARDHPKALNFGGIGVVMGHELTHAFDDQGREYDKDGNLRPWWQNSSVDAFKNRTECMVDQYSQYTINGEHINGKQTLGENIADNGGLKAAYHAYRSWVKRNGEEKRLPAVNLTNDQLFFVGFAQVWCSVRTPESAHEGLMTDPHSPPKYRVIGTLSNSPEFAQHFQCPLGSPMNSGHRCEVW; this is encoded by the exons ATGAGCGTGGCTCTGCAGGATCTGCGGAATAAC ATGTCCAACTACAAGCGTGCAACGTTTGAGGAGGAAGAGGGGTCAGACATTCCAGCTGATGGAGCCATTTCTCCTGACAGTGTGGAG GTGGGTTTCCGGAAAGGTGGGATCCAGCTGTGTGGTGGATTAGGACGGAGGACTCAGCTGGAGATCGTGTTGGCTGCTTTACTTGTGGCCTCTCTGTTATCACTTTTTGCATGTGCTATTACCCTGGGAGTTCATTACAAAAATG ATCCATCATGTAGTCTGTGTCTGACTGAGGCTTGTGTGACAGTGGCCAGTAAGATAGTGGAGTCTCTGGACCGCACAGTCGACCCATGTCAGGATTTCTACCAGTATGCATGCGGTGGCTGGATTCGCAAAAACCCCCTTCCTGATGGACGCTCACGTTGGAGCACCTTCAACAGCATCTGGGACCAGAACCAGGCCATGCTCAAACATCTACTGG AGAACGGCACCTTTAACTCTAGTAGCGAAGCAGAGAAAAAAGCTCAGTTCTACTACTTGTCCTGTCTGAATGAGCAGCGTATTGAGGAGCTGGGAGCCCAGCCACTCATCGACCTCATCACGAAG ACGGGGGGTTGGAACATCACTGAGCCATGGGAAAAGGATAACTTCATGGAAGTGCTGAAGACAGTCTCAGGCCCATACAGAGCCCAGCCTTTCTTCACTGTGGGGGTCAGTGTGGACCCTAAAAACTCCAACAGCAACGTAATTCAG GTTGACCAGTCCGGGCTCTTCCTTCCCTCCCGGGATTATTACCTCAATAAAACTAATGAAAAG gTTTTGAAGGCATATCTTGACTACATGGTGGAGCTTGGATTGTTGCTGGGAGGAGATAAAAACTCTACCCAAAGTCAGATGCAACAAATTCTGGACTTTGAGACTGCACTCGCCAACATCACTGTGCCCCAGGATGAGCGCAGGGACGAGGAGAAAATCTATCACAAAATCACCATTGCTGAGCTGCAG GCACTCGCACCAGCTGTGGATTGGCTGGACTACCTGACCTCTGCCCTTTCACCCCTTGAGCTCAATGACACAGAGCCGGTAGTTGTGTATGCCAAGGAATACCTGCAACAGGTCTCGGACCTCATCAACAAGACTGACcgcaa TTTGCTGAATAACTACATGATTTGGAATCTGGTGCAGAAAGGAGTGTCCAGTCTCGACCAGCGCTTCGAGAACGCCCAGGATAAACTACTGGAGAGTCTATATGGCACCAAAAAG TCGTGTACTCCTCGTTGGCAGACCTGCATTGGAAACACAGACGACACCCTGGGTTTTGCGTTGGGCGCGCTGTTTGTTAAAGCCACCTTTGACAAACACAGCAAAGAGATT GCTGAGGGTATGATCAATGAGATCCGAACTGCTTTTAAAGAGGCTTTGGATAATCTCagttggatggatgaacagacacGACAAGCTGCCAAGGACAAG gcTGATGCCATCTATGACATGATCGGTTTCCCAGACTTCATCCTGGACCCCAAGGAGCTGGATGAAGTGTATGATGGG TATGATGTCTCGGAGGACAACTTTTTCCAGAATATGCTCAACTTCTACAACTTCTCAGCCAGAGTGATGGCAGACCAGCTGCGCAAACCTCCAAACAAAGACCA atggAGTATGACTCCTCCTACAGTGAATGCATACTACATGCCCACCAAGAACGGTATTGTGTTTCCTGCTGGAATCCTACAAGCGCCGTTCTATGCTCGGGACCACCCCAA AGCACTAAACTTTGGGGGCATTGGTGTGGTCATGGGACATGAGCTTACTCATGCTTTTGATGACCAGG GCAGAGAGTATGATAAGGATGGAAATCTTAGGCCATGGTGGCAGAACTCTTCAGTAGACGCGTTTAAGAACCGCACAGAGTGCATGGTGGATCAGTACTCTCAGTACACCATCAATGGAGAACACATAAATGGCAAACAAACCCTGGGAGAGAACATTGCAGACAATGGAGGCTTAAAAGCTGCCTATCAT GCTTACAGGTCATGGGTAAAGAGGAATGGGGAGGAGAAAAGACTCCCTGCAGTCAATCTGACCAATGACCAGCTCTTCTTTGTGGGGTTTGCACAG
- the ece2b gene encoding endothelin-converting enzyme 2b isoform X2 yields MANFSMSNYKRATFEEEEGSDIPADGAISPDSVEVGFRKGGIQLCGGLGRRTQLEIVLAALLVASLLSLFACAITLGVHYKNDPSCSLCLTEACVTVASKIVESLDRTVDPCQDFYQYACGGWIRKNPLPDGRSRWSTFNSIWDQNQAMLKHLLENGTFNSSSEAEKKAQFYYLSCLNEQRIEELGAQPLIDLITKTGGWNITEPWEKDNFMEVLKTVSGPYRAQPFFTVGVSVDPKNSNSNVIQVDQSGLFLPSRDYYLNKTNEKVLKAYLDYMVELGLLLGGDKNSTQSQMQQILDFETALANITVPQDERRDEEKIYHKITIAELQALAPAVDWLDYLTSALSPLELNDTEPVVVYAKEYLQQVSDLINKTDRNLLNNYMIWNLVQKGVSSLDQRFENAQDKLLESLYGTKKSCTPRWQTCIGNTDDTLGFALGALFVKATFDKHSKEIAEGMINEIRTAFKEALDNLSWMDEQTRQAAKDKADAIYDMIGFPDFILDPKELDEVYDGYDVSEDNFFQNMLNFYNFSARVMADQLRKPPNKDQWSMTPPTVNAYYMPTKNGIVFPAGILQAPFYARDHPKALNFGGIGVVMGHELTHAFDDQGREYDKDGNLRPWWQNSSVDAFKNRTECMVDQYSQYTINGEHINGKQTLGENIADNGGLKAAYHAYRSWVKRNGEEKRLPAVNLTNDQLFFVGFAQVWCSVRTPESAHEGLMTDPHSPPKYRVIGTLSNSPEFAQHFQCPLGSPMNSGHRCEVW; encoded by the exons ATGGCAAATTTTTCA ATGTCCAACTACAAGCGTGCAACGTTTGAGGAGGAAGAGGGGTCAGACATTCCAGCTGATGGAGCCATTTCTCCTGACAGTGTGGAG GTGGGTTTCCGGAAAGGTGGGATCCAGCTGTGTGGTGGATTAGGACGGAGGACTCAGCTGGAGATCGTGTTGGCTGCTTTACTTGTGGCCTCTCTGTTATCACTTTTTGCATGTGCTATTACCCTGGGAGTTCATTACAAAAATG ATCCATCATGTAGTCTGTGTCTGACTGAGGCTTGTGTGACAGTGGCCAGTAAGATAGTGGAGTCTCTGGACCGCACAGTCGACCCATGTCAGGATTTCTACCAGTATGCATGCGGTGGCTGGATTCGCAAAAACCCCCTTCCTGATGGACGCTCACGTTGGAGCACCTTCAACAGCATCTGGGACCAGAACCAGGCCATGCTCAAACATCTACTGG AGAACGGCACCTTTAACTCTAGTAGCGAAGCAGAGAAAAAAGCTCAGTTCTACTACTTGTCCTGTCTGAATGAGCAGCGTATTGAGGAGCTGGGAGCCCAGCCACTCATCGACCTCATCACGAAG ACGGGGGGTTGGAACATCACTGAGCCATGGGAAAAGGATAACTTCATGGAAGTGCTGAAGACAGTCTCAGGCCCATACAGAGCCCAGCCTTTCTTCACTGTGGGGGTCAGTGTGGACCCTAAAAACTCCAACAGCAACGTAATTCAG GTTGACCAGTCCGGGCTCTTCCTTCCCTCCCGGGATTATTACCTCAATAAAACTAATGAAAAG gTTTTGAAGGCATATCTTGACTACATGGTGGAGCTTGGATTGTTGCTGGGAGGAGATAAAAACTCTACCCAAAGTCAGATGCAACAAATTCTGGACTTTGAGACTGCACTCGCCAACATCACTGTGCCCCAGGATGAGCGCAGGGACGAGGAGAAAATCTATCACAAAATCACCATTGCTGAGCTGCAG GCACTCGCACCAGCTGTGGATTGGCTGGACTACCTGACCTCTGCCCTTTCACCCCTTGAGCTCAATGACACAGAGCCGGTAGTTGTGTATGCCAAGGAATACCTGCAACAGGTCTCGGACCTCATCAACAAGACTGACcgcaa TTTGCTGAATAACTACATGATTTGGAATCTGGTGCAGAAAGGAGTGTCCAGTCTCGACCAGCGCTTCGAGAACGCCCAGGATAAACTACTGGAGAGTCTATATGGCACCAAAAAG TCGTGTACTCCTCGTTGGCAGACCTGCATTGGAAACACAGACGACACCCTGGGTTTTGCGTTGGGCGCGCTGTTTGTTAAAGCCACCTTTGACAAACACAGCAAAGAGATT GCTGAGGGTATGATCAATGAGATCCGAACTGCTTTTAAAGAGGCTTTGGATAATCTCagttggatggatgaacagacacGACAAGCTGCCAAGGACAAG gcTGATGCCATCTATGACATGATCGGTTTCCCAGACTTCATCCTGGACCCCAAGGAGCTGGATGAAGTGTATGATGGG TATGATGTCTCGGAGGACAACTTTTTCCAGAATATGCTCAACTTCTACAACTTCTCAGCCAGAGTGATGGCAGACCAGCTGCGCAAACCTCCAAACAAAGACCA atggAGTATGACTCCTCCTACAGTGAATGCATACTACATGCCCACCAAGAACGGTATTGTGTTTCCTGCTGGAATCCTACAAGCGCCGTTCTATGCTCGGGACCACCCCAA AGCACTAAACTTTGGGGGCATTGGTGTGGTCATGGGACATGAGCTTACTCATGCTTTTGATGACCAGG GCAGAGAGTATGATAAGGATGGAAATCTTAGGCCATGGTGGCAGAACTCTTCAGTAGACGCGTTTAAGAACCGCACAGAGTGCATGGTGGATCAGTACTCTCAGTACACCATCAATGGAGAACACATAAATGGCAAACAAACCCTGGGAGAGAACATTGCAGACAATGGAGGCTTAAAAGCTGCCTATCAT GCTTACAGGTCATGGGTAAAGAGGAATGGGGAGGAGAAAAGACTCCCTGCAGTCAATCTGACCAATGACCAGCTCTTCTTTGTGGGGTTTGCACAG